A section of the Paenibacillus odorifer genome encodes:
- a CDS encoding ABC transporter ATP-binding protein yields the protein MRKSEAKGKTALKPFLTLLKETKPSYGLLAIAIALSMISTLVSLVIPMFTKNLVDGFSLASVSKLQIAGIAGAFIAQTIAGGISIYLLNYVGQKMVAGLRDRLWRKFLVLPVAYYNDNRTGESVSRMTNDTGIIKTLISEHLASLFTGVISIVGSIAVLLFLNWKMTLVLFTVLPLSALILVPLGRQMYKISKGMQDETASFTATLSGVLSEIRLVKSSGAEKKEYEAGKTGIMNLLSFGIREGKISAMISPLVSFVFMMLLVVIIGYGGMQVSSGALTAGELVAFILYLIQIIMPLTQLTTFFTQIQKAKGASERIIETLAAEEEVYEGQEEANGAEGPISVEDLSFGYKNGENVLTDVSFRMLPGQVTAIVGPSGGGKTTLFSLLERFYEPQKGMVKLGDKPVSTFSLRSWRKLIGYVSQESPLLAGTIAENLTYGLDRDVSMEEMRAAAAMAYADGFIDELPEGYNTDVGERGVKLSGGQRQRIAIARALLRNPKILMLDEATSSLDSQSESVVQKALSNLMKGRTTIVIAHRLATVVNAEQIIFMEKGQITGMGRHEELLENHELYREFATQQLQMNNLEIQDNKEEAPVIHDKNTSSGRRSAHPRIGRSISES from the coding sequence ATGAGAAAATCCGAAGCTAAGGGGAAAACGGCGCTGAAGCCATTCCTCACATTATTAAAAGAGACCAAGCCTTCATACGGCTTATTGGCAATAGCCATTGCACTAAGCATGATCTCGACATTGGTTAGTCTGGTGATCCCAATGTTCACCAAAAATCTGGTGGATGGCTTTTCTTTGGCCTCCGTCAGCAAGCTGCAAATTGCGGGTATAGCGGGTGCTTTTATCGCGCAGACGATCGCCGGGGGAATTTCCATCTATCTGCTGAATTACGTGGGCCAGAAGATGGTTGCAGGTCTACGTGACCGGTTATGGCGTAAATTTTTAGTATTGCCAGTAGCTTATTACAATGATAATCGAACAGGAGAAAGCGTCAGCCGGATGACGAATGATACAGGGATCATCAAAACGCTGATTTCTGAACATCTGGCCAGCTTATTTACCGGAGTGATCTCCATTGTGGGCTCCATTGCTGTGCTGTTATTTTTAAATTGGAAAATGACGCTTGTTCTATTCACCGTTCTTCCACTATCTGCGTTGATTCTGGTGCCGCTTGGACGGCAGATGTACAAAATCTCCAAAGGTATGCAGGACGAAACAGCCTCTTTTACCGCGACACTTAGTGGTGTATTGTCAGAAATCCGTCTGGTGAAATCCTCGGGTGCAGAGAAAAAAGAGTACGAAGCAGGCAAAACCGGAATTATGAACCTGCTCTCCTTTGGTATTCGTGAAGGCAAAATCAGCGCTATGATCAGTCCACTTGTCTCTTTTGTTTTTATGATGTTACTTGTGGTCATTATCGGTTATGGCGGAATGCAGGTATCTTCCGGGGCTTTGACAGCTGGAGAGCTGGTAGCCTTTATCCTGTATCTTATTCAGATTATTATGCCGCTTACTCAATTGACCACGTTCTTTACACAGATTCAGAAGGCTAAAGGGGCATCAGAGCGCATTATTGAAACCCTGGCAGCAGAAGAGGAGGTATATGAGGGCCAGGAAGAGGCGAACGGTGCAGAAGGTCCTATCTCGGTAGAAGATCTAAGCTTTGGATATAAAAATGGTGAGAATGTGCTAACCGATGTAAGCTTTCGGATGCTTCCGGGTCAGGTGACGGCTATTGTTGGACCGAGCGGGGGCGGCAAGACTACATTATTTTCACTGCTCGAACGATTCTATGAGCCTCAGAAAGGTATGGTTAAGTTAGGTGATAAACCAGTGTCAACCTTCTCTTTACGCTCATGGCGGAAACTGATCGGGTATGTCTCACAGGAAAGCCCATTATTGGCAGGTACGATTGCTGAGAATTTAACCTATGGATTGGATCGCGACGTTAGCATGGAGGAGATGCGTGCAGCAGCAGCAATGGCTTATGCAGATGGCTTTATCGATGAGCTTCCTGAAGGATATAATACGGATGTTGGTGAGAGAGGTGTGAAGCTCTCAGGTGGACAGCGGCAACGGATTGCTATTGCTAGAGCGCTGCTGCGGAATCCAAAGATTCTTATGCTTGATGAGGCTACCTCCAGTCTGGATAGCCAATCAGAGTCCGTAGTACAGAAAGCACTGTCCAATTTGATGAAGGGCCGGACTACGATTGTAATTGCGCACCGTTTGGCTACTGTTGTAAATGCTGAGCAGATTATTTTTATGGAAAAGGGCCAGATTACCGGGATGGGAAGACATGAAGAACTGCTGGAAAACCATGAGCTGTATCGTGAATTTGCCACCCAGCAGCTGCAGATGAATAACCTTGAGATTCAAGACAATAAAGAGGAGGCTCCAGTGATACATGACAAAAATACTAGTAGCGGACGACGATCCGCACATCCGCGAATTGGTAGAAGTATTTCTGAGAGCTGA
- a CDS encoding MOSC domain-containing protein: protein MEIVSLNVGRPVTVDYRGKPLETGIYKTPVEGSVRLHTNGFVGDGQADLKHHGGPDKAVCAYPIEHYPYWEQQLGKKLEYSAFGENITTTGLLETEVCIGDVYEIGTTLLQVSQPRYPCFKISQKHGPADLPAQVLDTRYSGFYLRVLREGMISTGDAIVKKENGDSNASVAHVLHLMQVGLQEEAALAELVELEALSAVVRNKFRKQLGMPGI, encoded by the coding sequence ATGGAGATCGTCTCGCTTAATGTCGGTCGGCCGGTGACGGTGGATTATCGGGGAAAACCTTTGGAGACCGGAATTTATAAAACGCCTGTAGAAGGATCGGTTCGGCTGCATACCAATGGATTTGTTGGAGATGGTCAGGCAGATCTTAAACATCATGGAGGTCCTGACAAGGCGGTGTGCGCCTATCCCATTGAGCACTATCCTTATTGGGAACAGCAGCTGGGAAAGAAACTGGAGTACTCGGCTTTCGGAGAAAATATCACCACAACGGGTCTGCTGGAGACAGAGGTGTGTATTGGCGATGTATATGAAATAGGCACCACTTTGCTTCAGGTTAGCCAGCCAAGATATCCTTGCTTCAAAATCTCACAAAAGCATGGACCCGCAGATCTTCCGGCTCAAGTTCTGGATACAAGGTATAGCGGATTTTACTTGCGTGTACTTCGTGAAGGAATGATTTCAACCGGCGATGCAATTGTCAAAAAAGAAAACGGAGACAGCAATGCTTCCGTGGCGCATGTACTGCATTTAATGCAGGTTGGGCTGCAAGAGGAAGCTGCTCTGGCAGAGCTTGTGGAGCTGGAAGCCCTCTCAGCCGTAGTACGGAACAAGTTTCGAAAACAGCTGGGTATGCCAGGGATCTAA
- a CDS encoding GNAT family N-acetyltransferase, with protein MKQINKARLTIRPSEIKDVRELIDLDHLIWTEDTSPGPMLWRSQEDFLLNAPPGSQLVALQDDKLCGYVGFGCPSRMESNRHVCEVNIAVHPNYQRLGIGRQLMEAIKEHAAAHAIRKLRLRVLSCNESAISFYRKCGFVEEGRLREEFYLGGRYVDEIFMSCMLTGGNGYGDRLA; from the coding sequence ATGAAACAAATCAACAAGGCAAGGTTAACTATTAGACCATCAGAGATTAAAGACGTGCGAGAACTGATTGATCTGGACCATCTGATTTGGACAGAGGACACTAGCCCGGGACCTATGTTGTGGCGCTCACAAGAGGATTTCTTGCTGAATGCTCCTCCGGGCTCTCAGCTCGTAGCGCTGCAAGATGACAAGCTATGCGGATATGTCGGGTTTGGCTGCCCTAGTAGAATGGAGAGCAACCGGCATGTGTGCGAGGTTAATATTGCTGTTCATCCGAACTATCAACGTTTAGGCATCGGCCGGCAGCTCATGGAAGCCATTAAGGAACATGCTGCGGCGCATGCTATTCGTAAGCTTCGCCTGCGTGTATTATCCTGTAATGAATCAGCGATTTCTTTTTACCGGAAATGCGGTTTTGTGGAAGAGGGACGTCTGCGGGAGGAGTTTTATCTTGGCGGCCGTTATGTGGATGAGATATTTATGAGCTGTATGCTGACAGGAGGAAATGGATATGGAGATCGTCTCGCTTAA
- the moaA gene encoding GTP 3',8-cyclase MoaA, producing the protein MEPLTDPFGRLHDYIRISVTDRCNLRCIYCMPAEGMQFQPQDEILSYEEITAVVKSLAPLGLRKVRLTGGEPLVRKDLEKLVAMISAIPGIEDISLTTNGLMLPAKAALLKEAGLSRVNISLDSLRQDRFSMITRGGEVAKVLKGIEAAQAAGLQPIKLNVVLMKGINDDEIKDFISLTLESPLNVRFIEYMPIGSATDAWRQTYLPLERVVEACTEAGWETEAAEMPSGNGPSQNRRVVGAPGTFGLIHPVSDHFCDNCNRLRLTADGHIKACLYWADEYNVRPLISDPAAVQALFRKALGNKPHNHEMALALEKKAQSHTPTARRMSQIGG; encoded by the coding sequence ATGGAGCCGCTGACGGACCCTTTTGGACGTTTACACGATTACATCCGCATTTCGGTTACCGACCGCTGCAACCTGCGTTGCATCTATTGTATGCCAGCGGAAGGGATGCAATTCCAACCGCAGGACGAGATTCTAAGTTACGAGGAAATTACCGCAGTCGTTAAGTCGCTAGCCCCTCTTGGATTACGTAAAGTACGACTAACTGGCGGAGAACCTCTTGTCCGCAAAGATCTGGAAAAGCTTGTTGCGATGATATCCGCGATTCCAGGTATAGAAGATATTTCGCTGACTACAAATGGTTTAATGCTTCCAGCCAAAGCCGCGCTGTTAAAAGAGGCTGGTCTGTCACGGGTAAACATCAGCCTAGACTCTTTACGGCAGGATCGATTTTCTATGATTACTCGTGGCGGTGAAGTCGCCAAGGTATTAAAGGGGATCGAGGCCGCACAAGCCGCCGGACTTCAACCGATAAAGCTTAACGTTGTATTGATGAAAGGAATTAATGACGACGAAATCAAAGACTTCATCTCCCTTACGCTGGAGAGTCCTCTAAATGTACGCTTTATAGAATACATGCCGATTGGCAGTGCTACTGATGCTTGGCGCCAAACTTATCTGCCTCTGGAAAGGGTTGTAGAAGCTTGTACTGAGGCTGGTTGGGAAACGGAAGCGGCAGAAATGCCCTCCGGGAATGGCCCTTCCCAGAATCGGCGGGTTGTTGGAGCCCCTGGTACATTCGGCCTGATTCATCCGGTGAGCGATCACTTCTGCGATAATTGCAACCGCCTGAGACTTACCGCAGATGGGCACATCAAAGCTTGCCTGTATTGGGCAGATGAATACAATGTCCGTCCTTTAATAAGCGATCCTGCTGCTGTGCAGGCCTTATTCCGGAAAGCGCTGGGCAACAAACCTCATAACCATGAAATGGCCTTAGCTCTGGAGAAAAAAGCACAAAGCCACACGCCGACAGCTCGGCGCATGTCTCAAATTGGTGGATAA
- a CDS encoding glutamine--tRNA ligase/YqeY domain fusion protein has product MENRTTPSNFIKNVITEDLRTGKVKEVVTRFPPEPNGYLHIGHAKAIWINFTLADEFGGKTNLRFDDTNPAKEDTEYVNSIQEDVKWLGYEWEELRFASDYFEEMYKRAELLITKGKAYVDDLSADEIRQLRGTLTEPGQNSPHRERSIEENLDLFRRMRAGEFKDGEKVLRAKIDMASPNINLRDPVIYRITHAHHHNTGDKWCIYPMYTFAHPLEDAIEGVTHSLCSLEFEDQRPFYDWVVAECEMPSVPHQYEFGRLNLAQTMTSKRKLKLLVDEKHVDGWDDPRMPTISGLRRRGYTPEAIRKFVYEAGISKSQGLVDLQMLEHFIREDLKLTVPRTMAILRPLKVVITNYPEGQTEWLEAENNTENEEMGVRQIPFSREIYVERDDFMENPPNKYFRLFPGNEVRLKHAYFIKCNEVIKDENGEVVELHCTYDPETKSGSGFTGRKVKGTLHWVEASQAVPAEFRLYEPLISAEEVDEAAEVEGLDSTVEKAEPSFLDQLNPKSIEILQGFVEPALKDSVAQDKFQFFRHGYFNVDSKYSAPGHLVFNLIVSLKSSFQPPKQG; this is encoded by the coding sequence GTGGAGAACCGTACTACCCCCTCCAATTTTATTAAAAATGTTATTACCGAAGACCTCCGTACGGGTAAAGTAAAAGAAGTTGTCACACGCTTTCCGCCGGAGCCGAACGGTTACTTACATATCGGACATGCCAAGGCGATTTGGATTAACTTTACACTGGCGGACGAGTTCGGTGGCAAGACTAACCTAAGATTTGACGACACGAATCCTGCCAAAGAAGATACGGAATATGTGAACTCCATTCAGGAAGATGTAAAGTGGCTGGGTTATGAATGGGAAGAGCTGCGTTTTGCATCGGATTATTTTGAGGAAATGTACAAACGTGCCGAATTATTAATTACTAAAGGTAAAGCTTATGTAGATGACCTCAGCGCGGATGAAATTCGCCAATTGCGGGGAACGCTGACAGAGCCAGGACAGAACAGTCCACATCGTGAGCGCAGCATCGAAGAGAATTTGGATCTGTTCCGCCGTATGCGGGCAGGGGAATTCAAAGATGGTGAGAAGGTTCTTCGTGCCAAGATCGATATGGCATCACCAAATATTAATCTGCGTGATCCTGTCATCTATCGGATTACTCATGCGCATCACCATAATACAGGGGATAAATGGTGCATCTATCCGATGTATACGTTCGCTCATCCACTTGAGGACGCTATTGAAGGAGTAACTCACTCCCTTTGTTCGCTTGAGTTTGAAGATCAACGCCCATTTTATGATTGGGTCGTAGCGGAATGTGAGATGCCTTCAGTTCCGCATCAATATGAATTCGGCCGTCTGAATCTCGCTCAAACCATGACTAGTAAACGTAAGCTGAAGCTGCTGGTAGACGAAAAACATGTGGATGGCTGGGACGATCCGCGGATGCCAACGATCTCCGGCCTGCGCCGCAGAGGATATACGCCGGAAGCGATTCGTAAATTCGTGTACGAAGCAGGGATCTCCAAGAGTCAGGGTCTAGTGGACCTGCAAATGCTGGAGCACTTTATCCGGGAAGACCTTAAGTTAACTGTGCCTCGCACCATGGCTATACTTCGTCCGCTTAAGGTTGTTATCACCAATTATCCGGAAGGCCAAACAGAATGGCTTGAAGCGGAGAATAATACAGAGAATGAAGAAATGGGTGTACGCCAAATTCCGTTCTCTCGTGAGATTTATGTTGAGCGCGACGACTTTATGGAGAATCCGCCCAATAAATATTTCCGCTTGTTCCCCGGCAATGAAGTACGCCTGAAGCATGCTTATTTCATCAAATGTAATGAAGTCATTAAAGATGAGAATGGCGAGGTTGTTGAACTGCATTGTACGTATGATCCGGAAACAAAGAGTGGCAGTGGATTTACAGGCCGTAAGGTAAAAGGTACTCTGCACTGGGTAGAAGCTAGTCAAGCTGTGCCTGCAGAATTCCGTTTATACGAGCCACTGATTTCTGCTGAAGAAGTAGATGAAGCTGCAGAAGTTGAAGGTCTGGATTCCACGGTAGAGAAAGCGGAGCCTAGCTTCTTGGATCAGCTTAATCCTAAATCCATTGAAATCTTACAAGGTTTTGTGGAACCCGCGCTTAAGGACAGTGTGGCTCAGGATAAATTCCAGTTCTTCCGTCATGGCTATTTTAATGTAGATAGCAAATATTCGGCGCCTGGGCATCTCGTATTCAATCTTATCGTTTCACTGAAGAGTTCATTTCAGCCTCCAAAACAAGGCTAA
- a CDS encoding HAMP domain-containing sensor histidine kinase, with amino-acid sequence MNRFKELLKRIGMTFIYFGGVGISWSAAYFLMNWIYGRVGRPSSEYLTQLIGVMVGIVILFMMALVTSKLFRGWERVFYKSIIEGLGRIAKGDFNVVLDNTKDYGDFGEIVESINVMASELSQMETMRQDFISNVSHEIQSPLTSIRGFALALQDETLSVKSRRHYLNIIVAESTRVSGLSDNLLKLSALESGNFPFENQIYRLDKQLRDTILASEPQWLEKNIEVEAELEEVNVSAVKDLMSQVWTNLLHNSIKFTPQNGYIHISLRMVDEQVEVEIQDSGIGISEEDLPRIFERFYKADKARTASGGGSGLGLSLVKKIVELHEGKVTVHSRPGEGTAFKVSLRVRMK; translated from the coding sequence ATGAACCGGTTTAAGGAGCTTCTTAAGCGGATTGGGATGACTTTTATTTACTTCGGTGGCGTTGGGATTAGCTGGAGTGCAGCTTATTTCTTAATGAACTGGATATATGGCAGGGTTGGACGCCCCTCTTCGGAGTATTTGACCCAGTTAATCGGCGTGATGGTCGGAATTGTGATTTTGTTCATGATGGCATTGGTAACCTCCAAGTTATTCCGGGGCTGGGAACGTGTTTTTTATAAATCAATTATCGAAGGTTTAGGGCGTATTGCTAAGGGTGATTTCAATGTGGTACTCGATAATACTAAGGACTATGGTGATTTTGGTGAGATTGTAGAGAGCATCAACGTAATGGCCAGCGAACTGAGTCAGATGGAGACCATGCGTCAAGACTTTATCTCTAATGTATCGCATGAAATTCAATCTCCGCTAACCTCTATCCGCGGCTTTGCTCTTGCGCTGCAGGATGAAACTTTGAGTGTGAAGAGCAGGAGGCACTACCTTAATATTATCGTGGCTGAGAGTACCCGTGTATCTGGGCTCAGTGATAATTTATTGAAGCTGTCCGCGCTTGAATCGGGCAATTTTCCGTTTGAAAATCAGATTTACCGCCTGGATAAGCAGCTTAGAGATACGATTCTGGCTTCTGAACCACAGTGGTTGGAGAAAAATATAGAGGTAGAGGCTGAACTGGAAGAAGTGAATGTATCTGCTGTAAAAGATTTAATGAGCCAGGTCTGGACCAATCTACTGCATAACAGCATCAAGTTTACTCCGCAGAACGGTTACATCCATATTAGCCTTCGCATGGTGGATGAGCAGGTAGAGGTGGAGATTCAAGATAGCGGGATTGGCATCTCGGAGGAAGATCTGCCTCGGATCTTCGAGCGTTTCTATAAGGCAGATAAAGCTAGAACCGCAAGTGGTGGCGGTAGTGGACTGGGTCTGTCACTGGTTAAAAAAATCGTTGAGCTGCATGAAGGTAAGGTAACTGTACATAGTCGTCCGGGGGAAGGAACCGCCTTTAAGGTGAGCTTGCGAGTACGAATGAAATAA
- a CDS encoding GNAT family N-acetyltransferase: MFNYVIDEEHILKPLMPEHARHIFALVERSRERLRQWLPWVDAVTEQDHTLNFIKNAIKQGTDNGAFTAGLWVRGELAGVIGYHQIDWHNRSVGIGYWLGDGYEGKGYMTSACRVLVDYALLEMELQRVEIRCATANVTSRAIPERLGFVLEGVIRQAEKLPDGYVNHAVYGLLRSEWQLLG, from the coding sequence TTGTTTAATTATGTCATCGACGAAGAGCATATCTTAAAGCCACTCATGCCTGAGCATGCTAGGCACATATTCGCGTTAGTGGAGCGCTCGCGGGAACGACTTAGGCAATGGCTTCCTTGGGTTGATGCCGTTACGGAACAGGATCACACCCTTAATTTCATTAAAAATGCTATAAAACAAGGCACCGACAATGGCGCCTTCACTGCTGGACTTTGGGTCCGCGGCGAGCTCGCCGGTGTCATTGGGTATCACCAGATTGACTGGCATAACCGTTCCGTAGGGATTGGTTATTGGCTTGGTGATGGCTATGAAGGCAAAGGTTATATGACCAGCGCCTGCCGAGTTCTAGTAGACTACGCACTGCTGGAAATGGAGTTGCAGCGGGTAGAAATTCGCTGCGCGACCGCCAACGTAACTAGCCGGGCAATTCCTGAACGGCTTGGTTTTGTGCTCGAAGGTGTGATCAGACAGGCAGAAAAGCTGCCCGATGGCTACGTGAATCACGCCGTATATGGTTTATTGCGTAGTGAGTGGCAGCTGCTCGGCTAA
- a CDS encoding response regulator transcription factor has product MTKILVADDDPHIRELVEVFLRAEGMDDIYGASDGLEALQILESHNIDLAIIDVMMPNLDGWELCRKMRQTYDFPILMLTAKGETSQIVKGFELGSDDYLVKPFEPVVLIARVKALLKRYQISAAQSVGIGRLRMNRKTYEVSSEYGEVTLPLKEFELLFKLGSYPGQTLTRDRLIEEIWGYDFEGNERTLDVHINRLRERFAPDKYGFVIRTIRGLGYRLEAEA; this is encoded by the coding sequence ATGACAAAAATACTAGTAGCGGACGACGATCCGCACATCCGCGAATTGGTAGAAGTATTTCTGAGAGCTGAGGGGATGGATGACATCTATGGAGCTTCTGATGGACTGGAGGCTCTTCAGATTCTGGAGAGCCATAACATAGACTTAGCCATTATTGATGTGATGATGCCCAATTTGGATGGCTGGGAGCTGTGCCGGAAGATGCGCCAAACTTATGATTTTCCGATATTGATGCTGACGGCTAAGGGTGAGACCTCCCAAATTGTGAAGGGCTTTGAACTGGGAAGTGATGACTATCTCGTCAAACCCTTTGAGCCAGTGGTGCTTATTGCGCGAGTAAAGGCGCTGCTCAAACGTTACCAAATCTCTGCTGCACAAAGTGTGGGGATCGGCCGGCTGCGAATGAATCGTAAAACCTACGAGGTATCCTCAGAGTATGGAGAAGTCACCTTGCCGCTTAAGGAATTTGAGCTGTTGTTTAAGCTGGGCAGCTATCCGGGGCAGACATTGACTAGAGACAGGCTGATCGAAGAGATATGGGGTTATGATTTTGAAGGGAATGAGCGGACGCTCGATGTGCATATCAACCGTTTACGCGAACGGTTCGCTCCAGATAAATACGGGTTTGTTATTCGTACCATCCGCGGATTAGGCTATCGGCTGGAGGCAGAGGCATGA
- a CDS encoding MFS transporter — protein sequence MTHLRKGVNYPSSFTSLKWFNFFVYGTMVLFSSFFQLYLLDVGMNKLEIGAVFSMGALVSIFANPFWAIWTDRYQNIRRIVLLMLIGTLVLSQLMFRANTYEMIYISILLFYFFQGPLFAQSNTMILSYIDGTNYRFRSFRLWGSLGWALIAIAAGLVLDWAGVSILSYLFAGLLCASMLSILALPKLNHTIGMAPMPYRGFSKLIYNPFFLCFILFGILVSIPNTMNTTFMSLYITDLGGSKGMIGLAVFLSSILEVGVFVLCDRFLKRKISVLLGWLALVSALFVLRWWFMADATTALQVVLIQILHCITFGGFFYVGTQLTMLLIPRPYRASGQALYTLTWSGIAGIVGGVLGGWMYQNLGAQSMYQAGVFLTLFGTLGFTFMWLFVNRGGYRPPTEDEEELSHIEIL from the coding sequence GTGACGCATTTGCGGAAAGGCGTTAACTATCCATCTTCTTTCACGTCTTTAAAATGGTTCAATTTTTTTGTATACGGAACCATGGTCCTCTTCTCCAGCTTCTTTCAACTATACCTGCTGGATGTAGGGATGAACAAATTAGAGATCGGTGCCGTATTCTCTATGGGTGCGCTAGTATCCATCTTTGCAAATCCATTCTGGGCGATCTGGACTGACCGATACCAGAATATCCGGCGAATCGTTTTGCTTATGTTAATCGGAACATTAGTGTTATCCCAGCTTATGTTTCGGGCAAATACATATGAGATGATCTACATCTCCATTCTTTTGTTCTATTTCTTCCAAGGACCGTTATTTGCTCAGAGCAATACGATGATTCTCAGCTATATTGACGGAACTAACTATCGCTTCCGTTCTTTTCGGCTTTGGGGTTCATTGGGGTGGGCACTAATTGCAATTGCCGCCGGATTGGTCCTAGATTGGGCTGGTGTATCTATCTTGTCCTATCTGTTTGCAGGCTTACTATGTGCATCAATGTTATCCATTCTTGCATTACCGAAACTTAACCATACCATTGGCATGGCTCCTATGCCGTATAGAGGCTTCAGCAAACTAATTTATAATCCCTTTTTCTTGTGTTTCATATTGTTTGGTATCCTAGTTTCCATACCGAACACCATGAACACTACATTCATGTCTTTGTATATTACGGACCTAGGCGGCTCCAAGGGAATGATTGGTCTCGCAGTATTCCTCTCCTCTATTTTGGAAGTGGGTGTATTTGTTCTCTGCGACCGATTCCTTAAACGTAAAATATCTGTTCTGCTCGGCTGGCTTGCACTGGTTAGCGCTTTATTCGTACTACGATGGTGGTTCATGGCGGACGCGACTACAGCCCTCCAAGTAGTGCTCATTCAAATTTTACACTGCATAACATTTGGTGGTTTCTTCTATGTAGGCACTCAACTGACCATGCTTCTTATTCCAAGACCTTACCGTGCTTCAGGACAAGCGCTCTACACACTGACTTGGAGCGGTATAGCCGGTATTGTTGGAGGAGTTCTCGGAGGGTGGATGTATCAAAATCTAGGGGCACAGAGCATGTATCAAGCGGGTGTCTTCTTGACACTGTTTGGAACGCTAGGCTTTACTTTCATGTGGCTCTTTGTAAACCGTGGAGGCTACCGGCCCCCTACAGAGGATGAGGAAGAACTCTCTCACATCGAAATATTATAA
- a CDS encoding TorD/DmsD family molecular chaperone: MSTHTVPSLTVPEAFSRWLESRGLIYQLLVDFLGRKPSLSLVAQWSRHRQMSVAAEMTEGGRELKRYLSQEPNKLPMICEKESKEYKRLMQEQSVSSFKLREAAILGRSEDFCNVLADVYTSAGIVFNKCNGEADDHIAIELEFMAVMHERMLYNSFSIRSAMELLDIQESFLEKHLLQWTPQFCQKLNAATDSPLYLGLSHMLEEFLPLDLQMLRSWRASLESSAATSI, translated from the coding sequence ATGAGTACACATACTGTTCCATCGCTCACCGTTCCGGAGGCTTTTAGCCGTTGGTTGGAAAGTCGGGGATTAATATATCAGCTTTTAGTGGATTTTTTGGGTAGAAAACCATCACTCTCTCTAGTGGCTCAATGGAGCCGCCATCGCCAGATGAGTGTAGCGGCAGAGATGACAGAAGGCGGTCGGGAGCTGAAGCGCTATTTGAGTCAGGAACCGAACAAGCTGCCAATGATATGCGAGAAAGAGAGCAAAGAATATAAACGGCTTATGCAAGAACAGTCCGTTAGTTCTTTTAAATTGCGCGAAGCAGCGATTTTAGGTCGTTCGGAGGATTTCTGCAACGTGCTTGCAGATGTGTACACCTCCGCTGGAATTGTATTCAATAAGTGTAATGGTGAAGCCGATGATCATATTGCTATTGAGCTCGAATTTATGGCAGTCATGCATGAGCGTATGCTTTACAATAGTTTTTCAATAAGAAGTGCTATGGAGCTGCTTGATATTCAGGAGTCCTTTTTGGAAAAGCATCTACTTCAATGGACACCGCAGTTCTGTCAGAAACTAAATGCAGCAACAGATAGTCCGCTATATCTAGGCCTCTCTCATATGCTTGAGGAGTTTCTGCCACTTGATCTGCAAATGCTTCGTTCCTGGAGAGCTTCATTGGAGAGCAGTGCAGCTACAAGCATTTAA